The following proteins come from a genomic window of Malus sylvestris chromosome 4, drMalSylv7.2, whole genome shotgun sequence:
- the LOC126617729 gene encoding cell division control protein 48 homolog D, with protein MTDKAESSDSKGTKRDFSTAILERKKAANRLVVDDAVNDDNSVVALHPDTMEKLQLFRGDTILIKGKKRKDTICIALADDTCEEPKIRMNKVVRSNLRVRLGDVVSVHQCADVKYGKRVHILPVDDTIEGVTGNLFDAYLKPYFLEAYRPVRKGDLFLVRGGMRSVEFKVIETDPPEYCVVAPDTEIFCEGEPVKREDEERLNEVGYDDVGGVRKQMAQIRELVELPLRHPQLFKSIGVKPPKGILLYGPPGSGKTLIARAVANETGAFFFCINGPEIMSKLAGESESNLRKAFEEAEKNAPSIIFIDEIDSIAPKREKTHGEVERRIVSQLLTLMDGLKSRAHVIVMGATNRPNSIDPALRRFGRFDREIDIGVPDEIGRLEVVRIHTKNMKLAEDVDLEKIAKDTHGYVGADLAALCTEAALQCIREKMDVIDLEDEEIDAEILNSMAVTNEHFKTALGTSNPSALRETVVEVPNVSWEDIGGLENVKRELQETVQYPVEHPEKFEKFGMSPSKGVLFYGPPGCGKTLLAKAIANECQANFISVKGPELLTMWFGESEANVREIFDKARGSAPCVLFFDELDSIATQRGSSVGDAGGAADRVLNQLLTEMDGMTAKKTVFIIGATNRPDIIDPALLRPGRLDQLIYIPLPDEESRFQIFKSCLRKSPVSKDVDIRALAKYTQGFSGADITEICQRACKYAIRENIEKDIEKERRRNENPEAMEEDVEDEIAEIKAAHFEESMKYARRSVSDADIRKYQAFAQTLQQSRGFGTEFRFADNPSGTTAAADPFATAAAGADEDDLYS; from the exons ATGACCGACAAGGCTGAATCTTCAGATTC TAAGGGAACGAAGAGGGACTTCAGCACCGCGATCCTCGAGCGCAAGAAGGCGGCGAATCGCCTCGTTGTGGACGACGCTGTCAACGATGACAACTCCGTCGTCGCGCTCCACCCCGATACGATGGAGAAGCTCCAGCTCTTTCGTGGCGACACCATCTTGATTAAG ggaaagaaaaggaaggaTACCATCTGCATTGCTCTTGCTGATGATACGTGTGAAGAACCTAAGATCAGGATGAACAAGGTTGTGAGGAGCAATCTAAGGGTTAGGCTTGGGGATGTTGTTTCTGTTCACCAATGTGCTGATGTCAAGTACGGAAAGCGTGTCCACATCCTACCTGTGGATGATACTATTGAAGGGGTCACTGGAAATCTGTTTGATGCTTACTTGAAAC CTTATTTCCTGGAGGCCTACCGTCCAGTGAGGAAGGGTGATCTCTTCCTTGTGAGAGGAGGAATGAGGAGTGTGGAGTTTAAGGTTATTGAAACTGACCCTCCTGAGTACTGTGTGGTCGCTCCTGACACTGAAATTTTCTGTGAGGGGGAGCCTGTTAAAAGGGAGGATGAGGAGAGATTAAATGAGGTTGGCTATGATGATGTTGGTGGAGTTAGGAAACAGATGGCTCAGATTCGTGAATTAGTGGAGTTGCCACTGAGGCATCCTCAGCTTTTCAAATCGATTGGTGTGAAGCCACCGAAGGGTATTTTGCTGTATGGACCTCCAGGATCGGGTAAGACTCTAATTGCCCGAGCTGTGGCTAATGAAACTGGGGCATTCTTTTTCTGCATCAATGGACCAGAAATCATGTCAAAATTGGCTGGGGAGAGTGAAAGCAACCTCAGGAAAGCTTTTGAGGAGGCTGAGAAGAATGCACCATCAATCATCTTCATTGATGAGATTGATTCAATTGCTCCCAAGAGAGAGAAGACGCATGGAGAAGTTGAGAGGAGGATTGTTTCACAGCTCTTGACACTCATGGATGGGCTAAAATCTCGTGCCCATGTGATTGTTATGGGGGCTACAAATCGTCCAAACAGTATTGATCCAGCTCTCAGAAGGTTTGGAAGATTTGATAGGGAAATAGATATTGGTGTGCCAGATGAAATTGGGCGTCTTGAGGTTGTCCGGATTCATACGAAGAACATGAAGCTTGCCGAAGAT GTTGATTTGGAGAAGATAGCGAAGGATACACATGGTTATGTTGGTGCTGATCTAGCTGCTTTGTGTACTGAGGCTGCCCTTCAATGCATCAGAGAGAAAATGGATGTAATTGACTTGGAAGATGAGGAAATAGACGCTGAGATACTCAATTCAATGGCAGTTACAAACGAGCACTTCAAGACTGCTCTTGGCACAAGCAACCCATCTGCTCTTCGTGAAACC gTTGTTGAAGTGCCCAATGTTAGTTGGGAAGATATTGGTGGTCTTGAGAATGTTAAGCGTGAACTTCAAGAG ACTGTTCAGTATCCTGTCGAGCATCCTGAGAAGTTCGAGAAATTTGGAATGTCACCCTCCAAGGGAGTTCTTTTCTATGGCCCTCCTGGATGTGGTAAAACTCTTCTCGCCAAAGCTATTGCCAATGAGTGTCAAGCAAACTTCATCAGTGTCAAGGGACCTGAATTGCTTACCATGTGGTTTGGAGAGAGTGAGGCCAATGTGCGGGAAATTTTTGACAAGGCCCGTGGATCTGCGCCATGTGTCCTGTTCTTTGATGAACTTGATTCCATTGCTACTCAG AGAGGTAGTAGCGTAGGTGATGCTGGGGGTGCTGCTGATAGGGTTTTGAACCAACTCCTCACAGAAATGGATGGAATGACTGCAAAGAAAACCGTTTTCATTATCGGGGCCACCAACAGACCTGATATTATAGACCCTGCACTTTTGCGTCCAGGCCGTCTGGATCAGTTGATTTACATTCCTCTCCCTGACGAGGAATCccgatttcaaattttcaagtctTGCTTGAGGAAGTCTCCAGTTTCCAAAGATGTGGACATCAGAGCCCTTGCTAAGTACACCCAAGGATTTAGTGGTGCTGACATAACAGAAATATGCCAGCGTGCTTGCAAATATGCCATTAGAGAGAATATTGAGAAG GATATTGAGAAGGAGAGGAGGAGAAATGAGAATCCTGAGGCAATGGAGGAGGATGTTGAGGATGAAATTGCAGAGATCAAGGCAGCTCATTTTGAGGAGTCGATGAAGTATGCTCGCAGGAGTGTTAGCGATGCTGATATCCGCAAGTACCAGGCATTTGCACAGACATTGCAGCAGTCGAGAGGGTTTGGAACAGAGTTCAGGTTTGCAGACAATCCTTCTGGCACAACTGCTGCAGCCGACCCTTTTGCAACTGCTGCTGCTGGGGCAGATGAAGATGACCTTTACAGTTAG